TCTTCGCATTCAGCGATCAGGCTGTCACGCCCGGAATATTTATAAATATCCCTTTGGACTCCGCTATTGTCATTGGTTGTAAAAAAATACTCCCCCTTTTTTCCCTCCCAGCGCATACCGGCTTTGGTCAGAATCTCATACTTGTCACGCTTCCCCTTTATGGCTTCGCCAATGAGCTCTTCAGACTGCCCAAACCCGTAAATGGGGGCTGTATCCAGGGAGCTTATCCCGTAGTCGAGACAGGCACGGATTGCTTTTAAGGAATCTTTCTTTTCGGATCCCCCCCACATCCATCCTCCGATGGCCCATGCTCCTAGTGCAATGGGAGATAGCTGCAAAGCGGATAAACCTAATCTTCTCTTTTCCATAATCAGTTGCTTTTTTTGTAGTGATTTACAAAAGCCCGGGGCAAATAGTTTTCATAGCTCAGACAAACCTCCCTGGAAAACTGAATGGCCGTTGCAATCAGTTCCTCCCACTGACCCTGGTTTAATGACTGTATCATTTCCCTTCTGTACCCCCTTTTCCACAAGCCATACAGGAGTCCTGCATTGAAAGTGTCACCGGCACCAATGGTGCTTAACGGCTCGATGCGCTCCACCTCCATATGAAAGCTGAGCGAAGGGGTACGAAGATGAACCCCTCCGGCATTGGCGGTATATACCAGGACACTGGTATGGGCGCCGAGCACTTTCCAGGCGGCATCGGGATTTTTTGTATCAAACAAATTGACCAGGTCCTCATCGGAGGCCCTGACCAGGGTGGAGTAGCCCAGATTTTCCCTGACCAAAGGGATCAGCTTATCTCTCTCCGCAGCATGACTGCTTCGGAAATTCGGATCATACAAAATGGTGACACCTGCCCGTTTTGCTTTCTCGAGCAAGTCCATGACCCTGTGGCGAATACCTGGATTCAGGGAATAGAACGAGCCAAACATTAAGAGATCATCCTTCTGAAATTCAGGAAATTCCACCGAGAGGCGCTGAGAGGGATAATCCTTATAAAATTCGTATTCGGCATCCTTGTGATCATTCAGAAATGCGAGGGCCACAGCCGTTTGCCCGGGGCTGTACCTGGAAATGTAAGTGCTTGCCACCCCATTCTCTTCCATAAACTGAAGGATGATATCCCCCACCTTGTCTTTACCCGTTTCACTGATAAAATGGATAGGTGCCCCCAGACGGCCCAAGGTGACGGAGGTATTAAAGGCAGAACCACCCGGTTTGGCTGTCTGAGGTTCCACTCCTTTGAAAATAATGTCGAGAAGGGTCTCTCCTACGGCATAAATCTTTTGCATAAACCTCCTATTTTACAAGTCGTGAAATGGCTTTAAATTCTTCAGTGCCAGCAAGCCTTGCAAGTTCAAACAGGAGCGATTCGCAGGTGGTGATCACAGCCCCTTCGGCACGCATCCGTTCTACTGCCACGCGCTTGTCCTCAGGCTTGCGGGAAGAGATACAATCCTCGACCACCACCGCGGCGTATCCTGTGGCCAGCAGATCAACCACGGTTTGCAGCACACAAACATGTGCCTCAATTCCGCCAACGATGACCGTACGGGACGTTTTGAAGGCCGTGGTCTGCATCACTGCAGGTTCATCGCAGCAGGAAAAGGAAATTTTCTCTATAAGCGGCTCCTGATCCAAGCGTGCAGCCAGCGCTTCTACGGTGGCCCCCAAACCTTTGGGGTACTGCTCGGTGAGCACCAGCGGAACCCCCAATACACGCATTCCCTCCAAAAAAATGCTGATCTTTTTGAGCAGAGCCTCCTTCTGATCCATATGTGAGAAAAGCTTCTCCTGCACATCAATAATCAAGGCCGCAGCATTCTCCCTGTTAATCCTCATTTCCGGCCTCCCTTGATTTCTCCCCCAGATATCCTCCGTGGTGGCGGCGGGCATAGTCCCTGGGGGTAAATCCAATTCTCTTCATCATGAGAACCACCAGCACATCACCGATCACTGCCATGGCAGTAGCCGAAGTGGTTGGGGTAAGCCCCAGCGGACAGACTTCGGCCGGGTTTCCCGTATAAAGTACCAGTTTTGATTCCCTGGCCAGGGGACCTTCCGGATTACCCGTGATAATCACCACCGGAATCCCGGCATGCAGTGCATGAGCCAGCTCGACCAGTTCAAGGATCTCCCTGGTCTTTCCGGAATTGGACAGAACCAGGAGTATATCATTTTCCCGGATAATACCCAGATCTCCGTGCTGGGCTTCGCTGGGATGAAGAAACAGGGCCGGAGTTCCAGTGGAACTGAACGTGGTGGCCATATGATTGGCCACATGACCCGCCTTTCCCATTCCACTGGCTATGACCTTGCCTCCCCTCTGGTGAACTTTCTCATATATTAATTCAACCACCTCCTCATAATCGGTACTTATTGGAATGGATCGAATGGCTTCCGCCTCCTGATCCAGCACCCTTCTGATTTCTTCTCTGCCGGTACTGCTCATTTCTTTGCTTATCTGGTCAGCAAAGGTAATATAAAAGCAGAAAAATGTTAAACCTACTGTTCGTTTTCGGAGAACTCCTTGATCAGAGCATCAGTGGTAAGCACCCGTGCATAGGAGCCCTGCAGGCTACTGAGAGTGGAGAAGTGGACACTTTTTGCCGGGATGATATGCTCTTCGAATTGCAGGGCCCTGGCAGCACATGCATCTGAAGCAACCAGGCAGCTGTATCCCAGGTCGTGTGCAGCCCTCACGGCAGCCTCCAGGCACATATGGGTTTGCATTCCGCAGATCACCAGTTGCTCCACCGAATCCTTCTGAATCAGCTCCAGTAGTCCGGTCCCCATAAATGCATTGACCTGGTCTTTGGAAATAACCGGTTCATTGCCCTGAGGCTTGACAAAGGGATGAATATTCCCTCCCGGTTCGAAATTATGGCGCACATGGTAAACCGGCATCTTATTCTGCCTGAAATGGTCCAGCAACAGACCGGCATTCATTCCGGCCAGCTCCGGATTTTCCAGCTGCATCCTCCCTCCCGGAAAGTAGAATTCCTGAATATCGATGACTAAAAGCCCTGTTTTCTGAGCTGTCAGAGAAACGCTTAGCGGAAGGAGCAGGAATAAAAAAAAGGTATATCGTCGCCACATATCCGGCCAATTTACGGAAATGAGAAGAACCAATCAAGAGAAAGCACGATGTAAATATGCAACACAAACAGGGGGGTGTGTGTTGAATTTTATCTTTTTTTTGACTTTACCCCTATTTATTATGGGGGTCTTATTTATATTTTATCTATTTATTTACTTTATACTCTATTTTAATTAGGGGTAGTAAGAAATATTTATACTTTTGTTTCGGTTTATAATTAATCTCACTTAAAAAATTACAGTTATGAAAAGAACCCATTTAACCGCAGGAGTTCTGATGCTCCTTATTGCCTAACTGATATCAATCCCCTCCAGGCTGCATGCCCAGCAGGTTTCATCTTCACCCTTTAGTGTGGGAGGCGACTTTGTCAGCTCTTACCTCTGGCGGGGCACCAGGTTCGGAACCGGTCCTGCCATACAACCCTATGTGGAGTTGAGCCTGGGAAATTTTTCAGCGGGCGGCTGGGGCTCCTACTGTTTCACCACCAATGAAGCAGCCGAAGCCGACCTCTATCTCTCCTATGGCTTCGACTTCGGTCTCAGGATCGGGGTAACGGATTATTACTTCCCGGGAAGCGACTATTTCGACTATTCCGCAGAAAGCGGAAACCATGCCTTTGAGGTAAATCTGGGCTATGAGATTAAGGGTCTGTCCCTTTCGGCCAACTATTTCCTGAATGAAGCAGGTGGCGCAGGAACTGCAGGGGGTGATCTGTATTTCGAAGCCGCCTATGGCTTTGATTCCTTCTGCTTTGTCCTCGGAGCCGGAAACGGGTGGCATACCATGGAAGTCACTGCCGGTGAGTCAGATTTTAATATCTGTAACATCGGGGTGACCGCTTCCTCCGAGATCCAGGTAACGGACTCCTTCTCCCTACCGCTTAGCGGAGCCCTGATCCTGAATCCGGACACAGAGCAATTCCATGTTGTTATTGGCAATTCATTCTAAAATACAGAATCCATGAAAAAAATTGAAGCAATCATTCGAAAGACAAAATTTGAAGAGGTCAAAGAAACCCTACACAACAACGGTATTGAGTTCTTCTCGTTCTGGGATGCCAGGGGCGTGGGGATGGCCCGGGAAAG
This window of the Bacteroidales bacterium genome carries:
- a CDS encoding carbohydrate kinase, translated to MQKIYAVGETLLDIIFKGVEPQTAKPGGSAFNTSVTLGRLGAPIHFISETGKDKVGDIILQFMEENGVASTYISRYSPGQTAVALAFLNDHKDAEYEFYKDYPSQRLSVEFPEFQKDDLLMFGSFYSLNPGIRHRVMDLLEKAKRAGVTILYDPNFRSSHAAERDKLIPLVRENLGYSTLVRASDEDLVNLFDTKNPDAAWKVLGAHTSVLVYTANAGGVHLRTPSLSFHMEVERIEPLSTIGAGDTFNAGLLYGLWKRGYRREMIQSLNQGQWEELIATAIQFSREVCLSYENYLPRAFVNHYKKSN
- a CDS encoding isochorismatase family protein, producing the protein MRINRENAAALIIDVQEKLFSHMDQKEALLKKISIFLEGMRVLGVPLVLTEQYPKGLGATVEALAARLDQEPLIEKISFSCCDEPAVMQTTAFKTSRTVIVGGIEAHVCVLQTVVDLLATGYAAVVVEDCISSRKPEDKRVAVERMRAEGAVITTCESLLFELARLAGTEEFKAISRLVK
- a CDS encoding SIS domain-containing protein, which gives rise to MSSTGREEIRRVLDQEAEAIRSIPISTDYEEVVELIYEKVHQRGGKVIASGMGKAGHVANHMATTFSSTGTPALFLHPSEAQHGDLGIIRENDILLVLSNSGKTREILELVELAHALHAGIPVVIITGNPEGPLARESKLVLYTGNPAEVCPLGLTPTTSATAMAVIGDVLVVLMMKRIGFTPRDYARRHHGGYLGEKSREAGNED
- a CDS encoding cysteine hydrolase family protein, whose translation is MWRRYTFFLFLLLPLSVSLTAQKTGLLVIDIQEFYFPGGRMQLENPELAGMNAGLLLDHFRQNKMPVYHVRHNFEPGGNIHPFVKPQGNEPVISKDQVNAFMGTGLLELIQKDSVEQLVICGMQTHMCLEAAVRAAHDLGYSCLVASDACAARALQFEEHIIPAKSVHFSTLSSLQGSYARVLTTDALIKEFSENEQ